Part of the Cyprinus carpio isolate SPL01 chromosome A1, ASM1834038v1, whole genome shotgun sequence genome is shown below.
catttatgaTGCCTTTTACATCTTTAAttactttcttttctcttttcgcACAATAGTACACTCCCTCATCAGAGACACTTACGTTTGTAATATATAGATCATAAGAGTTTCTGAAGCTGTTGAGCACGAAACTAAAACGTGGAAAGTTCGCCttgaatatttttgaagaatctaTGAACAGAGATGGTTGATGCTCATGTGAGCAGTTTCTCCACCAAACAATGTGCGATCCTAATGGTATGACACAGTCAGGGTAGAGAGTGATGCTGTCTCCTGCTTTAACTCTCATGTCCACTTCTGCCCCAAAGACTCTCTGCTGTTCACAGAACAAAACACCTGCTAAAGCAAATACATGAAAGAGGACTGTCAATCAAATCAATGTCATGgcataaaacataacattaaaaaaacatgcacaaaagagGACTTACACAGAAGTATGATGACTGTTACTCTTGCTCGCTCCATCTCAGTGACAGAAAACTGTGAGAGTCTTCAGTGCAGATGTCAGCTCTTATTTGATTGGCTGTGGTGTGAGGTATTTCTGCTAAAGGGTTAGTACCTTAGTA
Proteins encoded:
- the LOC122145073 gene encoding uncharacterized protein LOC122145073 isoform X1, which gives rise to MERARVTVIILLSGVLFCEQQRVFGAEVDMRVKAGDSITLYPDCVIPLGSHIVWWRNCSHEHQPSLFIDSSKIFKANFPRFSFVLNSFRNSYDLYITNVSVSDEGVYYCAKREKKVIKDVKGIINEKFEYEYGNKTTRLSVLEAVSMHDSTTTATPPVSDCVLCWTLLFSVCPVCVLLSSLLSSICVFFFCRAQTTGPDLNAEILKANVFRVGLLENHQCKTSKTGKICLHTEVSYRLLTSAHPYNKM
- the LOC122145073 gene encoding uncharacterized protein LOC122145073 isoform X2, encoding MERARVTVIILLCVLFCEQQRVFGAEVDMRVKAGDSITLYPDCVIPLGSHIVWWRNCSHEHQPSLFIDSSKIFKANFPRFSFVLNSFRNSYDLYITNVSVSDEGVYYCAKREKKVIKDVKGIINEKFEYEYGNKTTRLSVLEAVSMHDSTTTATPPVSDCVLCWTLLFSVCPVCVLLSSLLSSICVFFFCRAQTTGPDLNAEILKANVFRVGLLENHQCKTSKTGKICLHTEVSYRLLTSAHPYNKM